In Chloracidobacterium sp., the following proteins share a genomic window:
- the cphA gene encoding cyanophycin synthetase: MNILEIRTLRGPNYWSGYWKRLIIMRLDIGAYEKKPTHKIKGFYDRMVDVMPSLNSHGCSYGEEGGFLRRVKEGTWAGHVIEHFALELQTLAGMDTGYGRTRETTEKGIYNVVFSYVEEEVGRFAGRAAVRLWLDLAEKRPVEAIKAGLAKDIQEMREIREDVRFGPSTGSLVEEAENRGIPFIRLNEQSLVQLGYGVNQKRIQATTTVNTNMISVDIAGDKSATKKLLGDMGVPVPKGYRIRDIEDLESTLDRVGYPAVIKPLDGNHGKGATVGIKSLAEANVAWEKAKEYSRWVIIEQQLMGSDFRALVVNNRLIAVAERVPAHVKGDGKSTIQQLIDQTNEDPRRGYGHENVLTQIDVDGQTMRCITKAGYTLDSKLKKGEILHLKTTANISTGGTAIDCTDEVHPENVFLFERIAKIIGLDVAGVDVIAPNVSEPLRASGGGIIEVNAAPGFRMHLAPSEGIGRNVAEHVIDMLFPPGTPARVPIFAITGTNGKTTTTRLIAHILKNSGRTVGFTTTDGTYIGNQQITTGDNTGPVSAQLVLKDPTVDVAVLETARGGIIRSGLGFDHCDIGIVLNVAADHLGLKDVNTLEDLARVKSVVPRAVSKKGFCVLNAEDKLVYEMKELSDGAVVCFSMNENHPNIKRRAERGRVSCVYENGYVTILKGKWKVRVEKVTNIPITYGGRAEFMIQNVLAATLACFVHGVSLEDLRVGLTTFNAGTAQTPGRLNFVEVGDVTVLMDYAHNPAGLRGLASFIDKLGRKYRTCVINGTGDRRDEDIVEFGQVAGETFDRIVIRRGHYLRGRDEQETYKLLQKGIAKAKKNPAVRIIPESRDAIHHAIKTGRKGELVVTLADRVPDDIGYVQEFRDRAEPPA; this comes from the coding sequence ATGAATATTCTCGAAATTCGTACCCTTCGTGGTCCTAACTACTGGTCCGGCTACTGGAAAAGGCTCATTATTATGCGGCTCGATATCGGGGCGTATGAGAAAAAGCCGACCCATAAGATCAAGGGTTTTTATGACCGGATGGTTGACGTGATGCCGTCGCTCAATTCGCATGGATGCAGTTATGGCGAAGAGGGTGGTTTTCTGCGGCGCGTCAAAGAAGGCACGTGGGCCGGGCATGTGATCGAGCATTTTGCGCTGGAATTACAGACGCTTGCGGGAATGGACACGGGCTACGGCCGGACGCGTGAGACAACTGAAAAAGGTATTTATAACGTCGTTTTCAGCTATGTCGAGGAGGAAGTTGGCCGGTTTGCCGGTCGCGCGGCCGTGCGGCTATGGCTTGATCTGGCCGAAAAGCGGCCTGTCGAAGCGATAAAGGCCGGGCTCGCAAAGGACATCCAGGAAATGCGCGAGATCCGCGAGGATGTGCGGTTTGGCCCATCGACAGGATCACTCGTCGAGGAAGCTGAGAATCGCGGTATTCCGTTCATTCGCTTGAACGAACAATCGCTCGTCCAACTCGGCTACGGTGTGAATCAGAAGCGAATTCAGGCGACGACGACGGTCAATACCAATATGATCTCGGTCGATATCGCGGGCGATAAGTCCGCGACCAAGAAGCTGCTCGGCGACATGGGCGTTCCGGTGCCCAAAGGGTATCGGATACGCGATATCGAAGATCTCGAATCGACTTTAGACCGTGTCGGCTATCCTGCTGTAATTAAACCACTTGACGGTAATCATGGGAAGGGTGCGACTGTCGGTATCAAGAGCCTCGCCGAGGCTAATGTCGCTTGGGAAAAGGCAAAGGAATACTCGCGTTGGGTGATCATCGAACAGCAGTTGATGGGCTCGGATTTTCGCGCGTTGGTGGTAAATAATCGCTTGATAGCCGTTGCCGAACGCGTTCCGGCCCATGTCAAGGGCGACGGCAAGAGCACGATCCAGCAGCTTATCGACCAGACGAACGAAGACCCGCGTCGCGGCTATGGCCATGAAAATGTCCTGACGCAGATCGACGTTGACGGCCAAACGATGCGGTGCATCACAAAGGCCGGCTACACGCTCGACAGCAAGCTCAAGAAGGGCGAAATATTACATCTCAAGACCACTGCCAACATCTCGACGGGTGGCACTGCGATCGACTGCACTGATGAAGTGCATCCCGAAAACGTATTTTTATTCGAGCGCATTGCGAAGATCATTGGCCTCGATGTTGCGGGTGTGGATGTGATCGCCCCAAATGTGAGCGAGCCGCTGCGGGCCAGCGGCGGCGGCATTATTGAGGTCAATGCGGCTCCGGGCTTCAGGATGCACCTTGCCCCGAGCGAGGGCATAGGCCGCAACGTGGCGGAGCACGTCATTGACATGCTCTTTCCGCCGGGCACGCCGGCGCGAGTGCCGATCTTTGCGATCACGGGCACCAACGGCAAGACGACGACCACGCGGTTGATCGCACATATCCTAAAGAACAGCGGCCGCACCGTCGGCTTTACGACGACCGACGGCACCTACATCGGCAACCAGCAGATCACTACCGGTGACAATACCGGGCCCGTGTCGGCCCAACTGGTGCTAAAAGACCCGACCGTTGACGTCGCCGTGCTTGAAACGGCCCGCGGCGGCATCATTCGCAGCGGGTTGGGATTCGATCACTGCGATATCGGCATCGTGCTTAACGTCGCGGCCGATCATCTTGGATTAAAGGACGTAAATACCCTCGAGGACCTCGCGCGGGTCAAATCGGTCGTGCCGCGTGCCGTTTCGAAAAAGGGCTTTTGCGTGCTGAATGCCGAGGACAAGCTCGTTTACGAGATGAAGGAACTGTCCGACGGCGCGGTTGTTTGCTTCTCGATGAACGAGAACCATCCGAACATCAAACGCCGCGCCGAGCGTGGCCGCGTGTCGTGCGTGTACGAGAACGGCTACGTCACGATCCTCAAGGGCAAGTGGAAGGTCCGCGTCGAAAAGGTCACGAACATCCCGATCACATACGGCGGCCGTGCCGAGTTCATGATCCAGAACGTGCTCGCGGCGACGCTGGCGTGCTTTGTGCACGGCGTTTCGCTTGAGGACCTGCGAGTCGGGCTGACGACGTTCAATGCCGGAACCGCGCAGACGCCGGGACGGTTGAATTTCGTCGAGGTCGGCGACGTTACGGTGCTGATGGATTACGCTCACAATCCTGCGGGCTTACGCGGCCTGGCATCTTTCATCGACAAACTCGGCCGCAAATACCGCACGTGCGTTATCAACGGCACCGGCGACCGCCGCGACGAGGATATCGTCGAATTTGGTCAGGTCGCGGGCGAGACGTTCGATCGGATCGTCATTCGCCGAGGCCATTATTTACGCGGCCGCGACGAACAGGAAACCTACAAGCTCCTCCAAAAAGGCATCGCCAAAGCCAAGAAGAACCCGGCCGTTCGCATCATCCCCGAAAGCCGCGACGCCATCCACCACGCCATCAAAACGGGGCGCAAAGGCGAACTCGTCGTCACCCTAGCCGACCGCGTGCCGGATGATATCGGGTATGTGCAGGAGTTTCGGGACAGGGCAGAACCGCCTGCGTAA
- a CDS encoding GxxExxY protein, with amino-acid sequence MEIDSELLRSDTQYDRMNRLTERIIGCAIEVHRGIGPGLLESAYERCLCYELAQNGLRFRRQVSLPVVYKGVELDCGYVLDIIVEDTIILELKAVDRLISIHEAQLLSYLRMLNMRVGLLLNFHSAVLKDGIKRIVNKL; translated from the coding sequence ATGGAAATAGATTCAGAACTGCTTAGGTCCGATACGCAATATGACAGGATGAACCGCTTGACCGAGCGGATAATTGGCTGCGCAATCGAGGTGCACCGAGGGATAGGTCCGGGGCTTCTGGAGTCCGCTTATGAAAGATGCCTCTGCTACGAGCTTGCTCAGAACGGCCTTAGATTCCGCCGGCAGGTGTCGCTCCCGGTTGTCTATAAGGGAGTAGAACTCGATTGTGGGTATGTTTTGGATATCATAGTTGAGGATACGATAATACTTGAACTCAAAGCGGTCGATCGGCTGATCTCAATCCATGAAGCGCAGCTACTGTCGTACTTGAGGATGCTTAATATGCGGGTTGGCCTATTGCTCAACTTCCACTCGGCGGTGTTGAAGGACGGAATAAAGCGCATTGTGAATAAGCTCTGA
- a CDS encoding cyanophycinase, giving the protein MTESHDREIIGGHLLVIGGAEDKYNERRILKKFLELAGGDDAEVLIVPVASDFPEFAADVYTQAFRNLGVANPRVLRATSRQDVVNADVERLTDGLKGVFITGGDQMRLVSVLGGTKLAAKLRKMVRDTDVVLAGTSAGAAAMSTSMIVRGEPSSHPHKNAVKLSPGLGFLKNIIIDQHFTERGRISRLITAVSYNPYNLGIGVDENTAIILDGKGVLEVFGQGSATIVDGSEITFNEIAEVADNESFSVCGVQFHVLRDGLVYNYLERHPIQPPNEFLLPDLG; this is encoded by the coding sequence ATGACTGAATCGCACGACCGCGAGATTATTGGCGGGCATCTGTTGGTGATCGGCGGGGCAGAGGACAAGTATAACGAGCGGAGGATCCTGAAAAAGTTCCTCGAGCTTGCCGGTGGTGACGATGCTGAGGTGCTGATCGTGCCTGTGGCGTCGGATTTTCCAGAATTTGCGGCGGATGTTTACACGCAGGCATTCAGGAACCTTGGCGTGGCCAACCCACGTGTATTGCGGGCGACATCGCGCCAGGACGTAGTGAATGCCGACGTTGAACGCCTCACGGACGGCCTGAAGGGCGTTTTTATTACCGGCGGCGACCAAATGAGGCTCGTTTCGGTGTTGGGCGGGACAAAACTGGCGGCAAAACTTCGAAAAATGGTTCGCGACACAGACGTCGTCCTTGCCGGAACGAGCGCCGGAGCGGCTGCGATGAGCACATCGATGATCGTTCGAGGCGAGCCATCGTCGCATCCGCACAAGAACGCCGTTAAGCTGTCGCCGGGCCTCGGATTTTTGAAGAACATCATCATAGATCAGCACTTTACCGAGCGCGGCCGCATCAGCCGCCTGATCACGGCTGTTTCGTATAATCCTTACAATCTCGGCATTGGTGTAGATGAGAATACGGCGATCATTCTGGACGGTAAGGGAGTACTTGAGGTATTTGGCCAGGGTTCGGCGACGATCGTTGACGGCTCAGAGATCACCTTTAATGAGATAGCGGAAGTAGCTGATAACGAAAGCTTTAGCGTGTGCGGCGTGCAGTTTCATGTATTACGTGACGGGCTGGTTTACAACTACCTCGAACGCCACCCGATCCAGCCGCCAAATGAATTCTTACTGCCCGACCTCGGATAG